From Algoriphagus sp. NG3, the proteins below share one genomic window:
- a CDS encoding Crp/Fnr family transcriptional regulator — MREDSLQAISSRFHPETLKKGNYFLKTGKPCNKLSFVKSGLMRIYKQTEDKEVTQWISSPGYFVADLSSLLFGSPARWTIEALTDAELFTISGEDYKSIGNVVPNWHELEKLFIAKCFTFLEDRVFTHLSMTAEERYLHFFEYNKELFNQVPLQYIASMLGMTPETFSRIRNKQLSSTS, encoded by the coding sequence ATGCGCGAGGATAGTTTACAGGCTATTAGCTCACGCTTTCACCCGGAAACGCTGAAAAAGGGAAATTACTTTTTGAAAACAGGTAAACCCTGTAACAAGCTTAGTTTCGTTAAATCAGGGCTTATGAGAATTTACAAGCAAACGGAAGACAAGGAAGTCACTCAATGGATTTCTAGTCCAGGTTACTTTGTGGCAGATCTCTCCAGTTTACTTTTTGGCAGCCCGGCTCGCTGGACTATCGAAGCCTTGACAGATGCTGAGCTTTTCACCATCAGCGGAGAGGATTATAAATCCATCGGAAATGTTGTTCCCAATTGGCATGAACTTGAAAAATTATTTATCGCCAAATGCTTTACCTTTTTGGAAGACCGTGTATTCACCCATTTGTCCATGACTGCCGAGGAACGTTATTTGCATTTCTTTGAGTATAATAAGGAGCTTTTCAACCAAGTTCCACTCCAATACATCGCATCAATGCTTGGCATGACACCGGAGACATTCAGCAGAATCAGAAATAAACAACTCAGCTCAACTTCTTGA
- a CDS encoding DUF4260 domain-containing protein, with translation MRDLIKLEEAAMFLLSIYLFSTLDFAWWWFPALLLVPDVGMIGYLFNPKTGAYIYNIFHHRLVAAGVACYGLGFENEYWVLSGIILFAHISFDRMMGYGLKFKDSFQHTHLGTVGKMEKIKD, from the coding sequence ATGAGGGACTTAATAAAATTGGAAGAAGCAGCAATGTTCCTGCTGAGCATTTATTTATTCAGCACATTAGACTTTGCCTGGTGGTGGTTTCCAGCACTCTTGTTGGTTCCTGATGTAGGAATGATCGGGTATTTATTCAACCCGAAAACTGGAGCATATATCTATAATATTTTCCATCACCGATTGGTGGCTGCAGGTGTCGCTTGCTACGGACTGGGATTTGAAAATGAGTATTGGGTACTTTCCGGAATCATACTTTTCGCTCACATTTCCTTTGATAGAATGATGGGCTATGGCTTGAAATTCAAAGATAGTTTTCAGCATACGCATCTGGGAACGGTAGGAAAAATGGAGAAAATCAAGGACTAG
- a CDS encoding ATP-binding protein, protein MDYFDRDIKNKALNLLSKFPLLAITGPRQSGKTTFAKRLRPDFTYVNLELPEARNFAKSDPLAFLRSYQNGVILDEVQWVPELFSYLQVLTDERNIPGEYILTGSQNFLLSNQITQSLAGRVAMLNLLPFSKAELTPHIQLQSWEALTVNGGYPRKYQFDISPNDYYPNYIQTYIERDVRQILNVMDLGNFQKFLQLLAGRVGQIFNQSNFSNELGIDQKTVNAWLSVLETSFIAFRLPSYYRNFNKRILKSPKVYFYDTGVLCSLLGIKRAEDLNVHFARGSLFENLVILELMKKELNAGNTPSIFYWRDSNQNEVDLLQENDGKLTAIEIKSSETYHSDFLKGLKYFQKIAPEGTAKLIYAGNIDHERDGIQISNFQNL, encoded by the coding sequence ATGGATTACTTTGATAGGGATATTAAAAACAAGGCACTTAACCTTTTGAGCAAATTCCCCTTATTAGCTATTACTGGCCCCCGCCAATCCGGAAAAACAACTTTCGCCAAAAGATTGAGACCAGATTTTACTTATGTAAATCTCGAATTGCCGGAAGCAAGGAATTTTGCTAAATCTGATCCTCTGGCCTTTCTCAGATCTTATCAAAATGGAGTTATTTTGGATGAAGTCCAGTGGGTACCAGAGTTATTCTCCTATTTACAGGTATTGACTGACGAAAGAAATATACCGGGAGAATATATACTTACCGGGTCTCAAAATTTCCTCCTTTCTAATCAAATCACCCAATCCCTAGCCGGACGGGTGGCTATGCTGAACTTACTTCCATTTTCAAAGGCAGAACTAACCCCTCATATCCAACTGCAATCATGGGAAGCCCTGACTGTAAATGGTGGGTATCCTAGAAAATATCAGTTTGACATCTCTCCAAACGACTACTATCCCAATTACATCCAAACTTACATCGAGCGTGACGTAAGGCAGATCCTAAATGTGATGGATTTGGGTAATTTTCAAAAGTTTCTCCAATTGCTAGCAGGAAGAGTGGGTCAGATCTTCAATCAAAGCAATTTCTCAAATGAATTGGGAATCGATCAGAAAACCGTAAATGCTTGGCTTTCCGTACTGGAAACATCTTTCATTGCATTTAGACTTCCCTCTTATTATCGCAATTTTAATAAACGGATTTTGAAGTCTCCGAAAGTGTATTTTTACGATACAGGTGTACTATGCAGTCTATTGGGAATCAAACGTGCAGAAGATTTGAATGTGCATTTTGCACGGGGTTCCTTATTTGAAAACCTGGTAATTCTGGAACTTATGAAAAAAGAACTCAATGCTGGAAATACTCCTTCCATATTTTATTGGAGGGACAGCAACCAAAATGAAGTGGATCTTTTGCAAGAAAATGACGGGAAATTGACGGCTATAGAAATCAAATCTTCGGAAACTTATCATTCAGATTTTCTGAAAGGGTTGAAGTACTTCCAAAAAATAGCTCCCGAAGGTACTGCGAAACTTATCTATGCGGGGAATATAGACCATGAGCGAGATGGAATACAGATTAGTAATTTTCAAAATTTATAA
- a CDS encoding GreA/GreB family elongation factor: MSRGFVKEDDQEETPLVPPRADLPEGVTNYVTENGMAELLAEKKALIGEKSAIDASTEQEKRIASNFINAKIRLLEDRIASSKIVALDEQPKNEIRFGATVTLQIGKSTKTLTYQIVGVDEADIAKSKISFISPIAKVLIGKKTGEKAILKLAKKDSIFEVMEINYL, encoded by the coding sequence ATGAGCAGAGGATTTGTAAAAGAAGATGATCAGGAAGAGACACCTCTTGTACCACCAAGAGCTGATTTACCAGAAGGGGTTACGAATTATGTCACCGAAAATGGAATGGCAGAATTACTAGCCGAAAAAAAAGCACTGATCGGCGAGAAGTCTGCAATAGATGCTTCTACAGAACAGGAAAAACGCATCGCCTCTAATTTCATCAATGCAAAAATCCGCTTGCTTGAAGATCGGATTGCCTCTTCCAAAATAGTAGCATTAGATGAACAGCCAAAAAATGAAATCCGCTTTGGAGCGACAGTGACACTGCAGATCGGAAAAAGTACTAAAACCCTAACTTATCAGATCGTTGGTGTGGACGAAGCAGACATTGCCAAAAGCAAAATATCCTTTATTTCACCGATTGCCAAGGTATTGATCGGTAAGAAAACAGGAGAAAAGGCAATCTTAAAGCTGGCTAAAAAAGACAGCATTTTTGAAGTGATGGAAATCAACTATTTGTAG
- a CDS encoding FAD/NAD(P)-binding protein, whose amino-acid sequence MEETTVGIIGGGACGVAALAELMVQLKITGKHKTTQILLIERRSELGVGLAFSTDQPGHLLNTQADLMGIHSFEPKHFSTWLKNHEEDVTHEVKGENTLDDSYTTRRLYGDYIHEQAKYYLNEAKEIGLNIEVIHDEAIDLIPENGHWKIELANEPSRNVDHVILVPGTPKPNNFSEFDELDSYFGFPWPSEPIINGTPKDADVSILGSSLSAIDAIMTLADSGHHGKISLFSLDGLMPRVQPKEESSYERKFLTLACAHQIRRTAWRQPKIKELFRLFQQEAEHYIGHSIDWKKTGRKGIPAQQLLAEDIGIAENGGDAFINILYSLRYEASQIWEWLSVDEKQRFKKWLGSYWTITRHGMPLVNAKRLNELFKDGKLEVNSPMHEVTYDDAKKKFVLEYGDGKRHEASYLINATGPATKIEKMKSTLMQNLLKSGVIETYPVGGIHIDPDKMEVISSKKPHKNLYAAGHICNGILLDVNAVWFNVKSISTLCKHITKNI is encoded by the coding sequence ATGGAAGAAACAACAGTCGGAATTATTGGTGGAGGAGCCTGCGGAGTCGCCGCATTAGCAGAGCTGATGGTTCAGCTAAAAATTACCGGTAAACATAAAACCACCCAAATTTTACTAATAGAAAGGCGGAGCGAGCTAGGAGTAGGACTCGCTTTCAGTACCGATCAGCCAGGTCATTTGTTAAACACTCAAGCAGACCTAATGGGCATACATTCCTTTGAGCCAAAGCACTTTTCGACTTGGCTGAAAAATCATGAAGAAGACGTGACACATGAGGTGAAGGGAGAAAACACGCTAGATGACTCCTACACCACGCGCCGTCTCTATGGGGATTATATCCACGAGCAGGCCAAGTACTACCTCAATGAAGCCAAGGAGATTGGATTAAACATTGAAGTCATCCACGATGAAGCTATTGACCTTATACCTGAGAATGGCCATTGGAAAATTGAGCTTGCAAATGAACCAAGCAGAAATGTTGACCACGTAATCCTAGTGCCCGGCACTCCAAAACCCAATAATTTTTCAGAATTTGATGAACTGGATTCTTATTTTGGGTTTCCATGGCCAAGCGAGCCAATAATTAACGGAACACCTAAAGATGCTGATGTATCCATATTGGGCTCCAGCCTCAGTGCCATTGATGCAATCATGACACTAGCCGATAGTGGGCACCACGGAAAAATCAGTCTTTTTTCCCTGGATGGCCTGATGCCCCGGGTACAGCCTAAAGAAGAATCTTCCTATGAAAGAAAGTTTTTGACGCTAGCGTGCGCACATCAAATTCGCCGTACAGCATGGAGGCAACCTAAAATTAAAGAGTTGTTCAGGTTATTTCAGCAGGAGGCTGAACACTACATAGGCCATTCCATTGACTGGAAAAAAACAGGACGAAAGGGGATTCCAGCGCAGCAGCTTCTGGCAGAAGATATCGGGATCGCTGAGAATGGTGGCGATGCATTTATCAACATTTTGTACAGCCTACGCTACGAGGCATCTCAGATTTGGGAATGGCTTTCTGTTGATGAAAAGCAAAGATTTAAGAAATGGCTAGGTTCTTATTGGACGATAACCCGCCATGGGATGCCCTTGGTCAATGCCAAAAGATTAAATGAACTGTTTAAAGACGGGAAACTGGAAGTCAACTCTCCAATGCATGAGGTCACGTATGATGATGCAAAGAAAAAATTCGTACTCGAGTATGGGGATGGAAAACGACATGAAGCAAGTTATTTAATCAACGCAACGGGTCCGGCTACAAAAATAGAAAAGATGAAATCCACCTTAATGCAAAATTTATTAAAAAGTGGAGTAATAGAAACCTATCCCGTTGGGGGAATCCATATAGATCCTGACAAAATGGAAGTCATCAGCTCAAAAAAGCCCCATAAAAATCTCTATGCGGCAGGGCACATTTGCAATGGAATATTGCTGGATGTGAATGCAGTTTGGTTTAATGTAAAGTCCATTTCAACACTTTGTAAGCACATCACAAAAAACATATGA
- a CDS encoding AEC family transporter gives MEVVLGLYKNLLPVLAFIAVGYFLKKRFDIKPKFISVPLVFFLLPILVIYNFSEADTSKIIVMPIVSFLIALAMNLPACLANKRIAKEDEDPNLLKSSFTFFNVLFFGIPVVTALFDEGATSVLICLYLGTALYGNTIGYFQVAKTKLSTKKSLKEMVKIPFLYTFIVAIGIKVWGVKMPEEAAPVMDVTSWVVSALGMMIVGIHLTDVNFKNINFPYFGKILGFRTLAAMLLSAVIIGSEYLLWENLETEDYMMLILIPFLPVASNISLFASYLETEQERFSLVVVLSIGLSLVLVPIVAQFFPA, from the coding sequence ATGGAAGTAGTTTTAGGATTATATAAAAATCTTCTTCCTGTACTTGCGTTTATTGCAGTTGGCTATTTTTTAAAAAAGCGGTTTGATATTAAACCCAAATTCATTTCCGTTCCTTTGGTTTTTTTCCTTCTTCCCATTTTGGTCATCTACAATTTTTCTGAGGCAGACACATCCAAAATAATCGTCATGCCTATCGTGTCTTTTTTGATTGCTTTAGCCATGAACCTTCCTGCATGCTTAGCGAACAAAAGGATTGCCAAGGAAGATGAGGATCCTAACTTGTTAAAGAGCTCCTTCACATTCTTCAACGTGCTTTTTTTTGGAATACCAGTCGTTACAGCATTGTTTGATGAGGGAGCTACAAGCGTTCTGATCTGCCTATATTTAGGCACAGCCTTGTATGGAAATACGATTGGATATTTTCAAGTGGCAAAGACCAAGCTCTCCACCAAAAAATCATTGAAAGAAATGGTGAAAATACCGTTTCTCTATACTTTCATAGTTGCCATAGGTATAAAAGTGTGGGGTGTAAAAATGCCAGAGGAGGCAGCTCCAGTTATGGATGTGACGAGCTGGGTAGTCTCTGCGCTAGGGATGATGATCGTGGGAATACACCTTACTGACGTCAATTTCAAAAATATAAACTTTCCATATTTTGGAAAAATATTGGGTTTTAGGACACTAGCAGCCATGCTTCTGTCAGCAGTAATTATCGGCAGCGAATATTTACTCTGGGAAAATCTGGAAACTGAAGACTACATGATGCTGATTTTAATCCCATTTCTGCCAGTCGCTTCCAATATTTCCTTATTCGCTTCTTATCTGGAGACAGAGCAGGAACGGTTTTCATTGGTCGTAGTGCTATCTATTGGGCTTTCACTAGTTCTGGTACCGATAGTAGCTCAATTTTTCCCAGCTTAG
- a CDS encoding valine--tRNA ligase: protein MSIASKYDPAATEAKWYAYWMEHKLFSSKVDPNKEPYVITMPPPNVTGVLHMGHMLNNTIQDVLIRRARMQGKNALWVPGTDHASIATETKVVNLLKEQGIDKKSLSREKFLEHAWEWKEKYGGIILDQLKKLGASCDWDRTAFTMDAGLSDAVISVFVDLHKKGKIYRGIRMVNWDPKGKTALSDDEVITKEIASKLYYIKYQIEGTENEFLTIATTRPETIMADVAICVNPNDPRFTHLKGKKAIVPLINKAIPIIEDEYVDMEFGTGCLKVTPAHDINDYELGLKHKLEVIDILNDDGTLNEKAQILVGEDRFIARKMIGKKLKGIDQLEKIEDYKSNVGHSERTDAVIEPKLSLQWFLKMDEITKPAQKAVMEDIIQLYPPKFKNMYRAWMDNVRDWCISRQLWWGHRIPAYHLPNGEFVVAKTAEEALQLANEQFDGTFTMADLKQDEDVLDTWFSSWLWPISVFDPEVFTTGKPNEELKYYYPTNDLVTAPEILFFWVARMIIAGYEYMGEKPFKNVYLTGIVRDKLGRKMSKSLGNSPDPLDLIAQNGADGVRTGMLFSSPAGNDLPYDDKLVEQGRNFANKIWNAFRLVKGWEIDPNLDGSANASSIAWFENRFNQALVEINEHYEKFRISDALMTTYKLVWGDFCSWYLEMIKPEYQHPIDQATYDKTIALFEDILKILHPFMPFISEELWHQIKERSVEESLILASWPQEKGFDSKIIEEANQVFEVVSQVRNLRASKGMSPKESLDLTINAKNEALYGRFSAVLNKLANLSSLNFGEKAANSISFVVKSDECFIPMGDSINVEEEKGNIQKEIDYTKGFLNSVMKKLSNERFVAGAPAQVIEMERKKQADAEAKIKALEESLVKLG from the coding sequence ATGTCTATTGCCAGCAAATACGATCCCGCAGCTACCGAAGCCAAGTGGTATGCCTACTGGATGGAGCACAAGCTTTTTTCATCGAAAGTGGATCCTAACAAGGAGCCATATGTGATTACCATGCCTCCACCAAACGTCACAGGCGTCTTGCACATGGGGCATATGCTGAACAATACCATTCAGGATGTATTGATCCGTCGTGCCAGAATGCAGGGCAAAAATGCGCTTTGGGTTCCCGGAACTGATCATGCTTCTATCGCTACGGAGACCAAAGTAGTAAACCTGCTAAAAGAACAGGGAATCGATAAAAAGTCCCTTAGCCGTGAGAAATTCCTGGAGCATGCCTGGGAATGGAAAGAGAAATACGGGGGAATTATCCTGGATCAACTAAAGAAGTTAGGAGCTTCCTGTGATTGGGACCGCACGGCCTTCACCATGGATGCTGGCTTGAGCGATGCTGTGATTTCAGTTTTCGTAGACTTGCACAAAAAAGGAAAAATCTACCGTGGTATCCGCATGGTGAACTGGGATCCAAAAGGAAAAACCGCCCTTTCCGATGATGAGGTAATCACGAAGGAAATCGCTTCCAAACTCTACTACATCAAGTATCAGATCGAAGGAACAGAAAATGAATTTCTGACCATCGCTACCACTCGCCCTGAGACCATCATGGCCGATGTGGCAATCTGTGTCAATCCCAATGATCCGAGATTCACGCATTTGAAAGGTAAGAAAGCCATTGTTCCCCTGATCAACAAAGCCATCCCAATCATCGAAGATGAGTACGTGGATATGGAATTTGGAACTGGCTGTCTGAAAGTGACTCCTGCTCATGATATCAATGACTACGAACTTGGACTGAAGCATAAACTAGAGGTGATTGACATCTTGAATGATGACGGCACCCTGAATGAAAAAGCTCAAATCCTCGTGGGTGAAGACCGTTTCATCGCAAGAAAGATGATCGGCAAAAAACTGAAGGGAATCGATCAGCTGGAGAAAATAGAAGATTACAAATCCAATGTAGGTCACTCCGAAAGAACCGATGCGGTGATCGAGCCAAAGCTTTCATTGCAATGGTTCCTAAAAATGGATGAGATCACCAAGCCTGCCCAAAAGGCTGTGATGGAGGATATCATCCAATTGTATCCGCCAAAATTCAAGAACATGTACCGTGCTTGGATGGATAATGTACGCGACTGGTGTATCTCCCGACAGCTTTGGTGGGGACATAGAATCCCAGCTTACCACCTTCCAAACGGTGAATTTGTCGTTGCTAAAACTGCGGAAGAAGCTTTGCAACTTGCCAATGAGCAATTTGATGGCACGTTTACTATGGCTGACTTAAAGCAAGACGAGGATGTCTTGGACACCTGGTTTAGCTCTTGGCTTTGGCCTATTTCTGTGTTTGACCCGGAGGTTTTCACTACAGGCAAGCCTAATGAAGAATTGAAATATTACTACCCTACCAATGACTTGGTGACTGCTCCGGAGATTCTATTCTTCTGGGTAGCTCGTATGATCATTGCCGGCTACGAATACATGGGCGAAAAGCCTTTCAAAAATGTTTACCTGACTGGTATCGTTCGTGATAAACTGGGCCGAAAGATGTCCAAATCCCTCGGCAACTCCCCGGATCCTTTGGATCTGATCGCCCAAAATGGTGCAGATGGAGTACGCACAGGAATGCTTTTCTCCTCTCCTGCCGGAAATGATTTGCCATACGATGACAAGTTGGTAGAGCAGGGAAGAAACTTTGCCAATAAGATTTGGAATGCATTCCGACTGGTAAAAGGCTGGGAAATCGATCCAAACTTGGATGGTTCCGCAAATGCTTCCAGTATAGCATGGTTTGAAAACCGATTCAATCAAGCGTTGGTAGAAATCAATGAGCACTATGAGAAATTCAGGATTTCTGATGCCTTGATGACTACCTATAAGTTAGTGTGGGGAGACTTCTGCTCTTGGTACCTGGAGATGATCAAGCCGGAGTATCAGCATCCTATCGATCAGGCCACATACGATAAGACAATCGCACTTTTCGAAGATATTCTGAAGATCTTGCATCCATTTATGCCATTTATCTCAGAAGAACTTTGGCACCAGATCAAAGAAAGATCTGTCGAAGAATCATTAATCCTGGCTTCTTGGCCTCAGGAGAAAGGATTTGACAGCAAAATCATCGAGGAAGCCAATCAAGTATTTGAGGTGGTTTCTCAGGTAAGAAACCTCCGAGCTTCTAAGGGGATGTCTCCCAAAGAATCCTTGGATCTGACTATCAATGCTAAAAATGAAGCATTGTACGGAAGATTCTCGGCTGTACTAAATAAGCTGGCAAACTTGTCATCGCTAAACTTCGGCGAGAAGGCAGCCAATTCAATCAGTTTTGTGGTGAAGTCTGATGAGTGCTTTATCCCAATGGGTGATTCCATCAATGTGGAAGAGGAAAAGGGGAACATTCAGAAGGAGATTGATTATACCAAGGGCTTTCTGAATTCCGTCATGAAAAAACTAAGCAATGAGCGATTTGTCGCTGGAGCGCCTGCGCAGGTGATCGAAATGGAGCGAAAGAAACAAGCAGATGCTGAAGCCAAGATCAAGGCTTTGGAGGAGAGTCTGGTAAAACTGGGATAA
- a CDS encoding nucleotidyltransferase domain-containing protein, with protein MIQKAVLYGSRALGTYRPNSDIDLTLVGENLSFTEQLEIDNELDDLLFPYQIDLSVFHRLDHKGLIDHIERVGKTFYLIK; from the coding sequence ATAATTCAAAAAGCTGTGCTGTATGGTTCTAGAGCCTTAGGAACATATCGTCCCAATTCTGATATTGATCTGACGTTGGTAGGAGAGAATTTATCTTTTACAGAGCAGCTTGAGATAGATAATGAGCTGGATGATCTACTTTTTCCTTATCAAATTGACCTTTCTGTTTTTCATAGATTAGATCACAAAGGGCTCATTGACCATATTGAGAGAGTAGGAAAAACATTTTACTTAATAAAGTAA
- a CDS encoding phosphoenolpyruvate carboxylase, whose amino-acid sequence MYTTYDTQVAKRFTIYNSLFLDLPFNDIYRTGTLLPILGTACQDGFQKGLTPKEIIAGFFQELMPDSTDSQQTDLLFQMIQYVERQVVLFDSIEDAAYEKIHDLKGKGTVKALIDRTDNDNKREQLIEKLKTFSVRLTLTAHPTQFYPGNVLAIITDLENAIRTDDIGKINSLLQQLGKTGFTKREKPTPYDEAVSLIWFLENIFYESISDIMTRLLGSLDIPLHDWENPGLLKVGFWPGGDRDGNPFVTHTITTQVAARLKKWVLKCYYKDVRKVRRRLTFKHVEEILIKIERGLYSTLFENNPVYQTKEQLLEELLSAREGLIKYHEGLFLDVLDQFILKVKIFGFHFACMDMRQDSRKHDTLIEEIFQLQGKELKGTEDEQIAQIMSLTELPEIASFQDSFNQEMLQSMGVIDAIQQESGEEIMNRYIISNCQSRKHLLEVFKLNKLILGKDKENMPLDIVPLFETIDDLAEAPGIMTSLYNMPEYKAHLAFRGNKQTIMLGFSDGTKDGGYLQANWSILRAKEEMTRVSRENGIEVVFFDGRGGPPARGGGNMHNFYASLGEKVENSEIQVTIQGQTISANYGKQASCTYNFEQLLSAGLENHLYGGADKNLNTEQRALIDELAGEAYESYKKFKSHPKFVPYLEHVTPLKYFGKTNIGSRPLKRGKGEGLKFEDLRAIPFVGSWAQMKQNIPGFYGVGAAIEVLEKKGKLEDLKELYNNSLFFRALLGNSMQSLTKCFYPATAYLKDDKNYGGLWEIMYDEYLRSIEKLKDVSSMDELMGDNKVIKRSIEIRERIVLPLITVQQYAIQQILETGKSSEVLEKLILRSMFGIINAARNAA is encoded by the coding sequence ATGTACACAACCTATGATACCCAAGTAGCCAAGCGCTTCACGATTTACAACAGTTTATTTTTAGATCTTCCCTTCAATGACATCTACCGTACCGGAACATTACTTCCGATTTTGGGTACGGCCTGTCAGGATGGTTTCCAGAAGGGATTGACTCCTAAGGAAATTATAGCTGGGTTTTTCCAAGAATTGATGCCTGATTCTACTGATTCTCAGCAGACTGATTTGCTGTTTCAGATGATCCAATACGTAGAAAGGCAAGTGGTGCTGTTTGATTCTATCGAAGATGCCGCATACGAGAAAATCCATGATCTGAAGGGGAAGGGCACCGTCAAAGCACTAATAGACCGTACTGATAACGACAATAAACGGGAACAGCTGATCGAGAAGTTGAAGACTTTCTCAGTAAGGCTTACCCTTACCGCCCACCCCACGCAATTCTATCCAGGAAATGTGCTGGCGATTATCACAGACCTCGAGAATGCTATCCGTACGGATGACATAGGTAAAATCAATTCCCTTTTGCAGCAATTAGGCAAGACTGGTTTTACTAAAAGGGAAAAACCCACTCCTTATGATGAAGCGGTGAGCTTGATCTGGTTCCTTGAAAATATATTCTATGAGAGTATTTCCGATATCATGACCCGCTTACTTGGATCATTGGACATTCCTCTTCACGATTGGGAAAACCCAGGTTTGCTAAAGGTCGGTTTTTGGCCGGGAGGAGATAGAGATGGCAATCCGTTTGTCACACATACAATTACCACGCAGGTAGCTGCCCGCCTGAAAAAGTGGGTGTTGAAATGCTATTATAAAGATGTGCGTAAGGTGCGAAGAAGATTGACTTTTAAGCATGTAGAAGAAATTTTGATTAAAATAGAGCGAGGACTTTATTCTACTCTATTTGAAAATAATCCGGTTTATCAAACTAAGGAGCAGTTGCTAGAAGAATTGCTTTCAGCAAGAGAGGGACTGATCAAATACCATGAAGGGCTTTTCTTGGATGTTTTGGATCAGTTTATCCTCAAGGTAAAAATCTTTGGCTTCCACTTCGCATGCATGGATATGCGCCAGGATAGCCGTAAGCATGACACCTTGATAGAAGAGATTTTTCAGCTTCAAGGCAAGGAACTTAAAGGTACAGAAGACGAGCAGATCGCTCAAATCATGAGTCTCACCGAGCTCCCTGAAATAGCTTCCTTCCAGGATTCGTTTAACCAGGAAATGCTTCAGTCCATGGGTGTGATAGACGCTATCCAGCAGGAGAGTGGCGAGGAGATCATGAACCGATACATTATTTCCAATTGTCAATCCAGAAAGCATCTACTTGAGGTGTTCAAACTGAATAAGTTGATCTTGGGTAAAGACAAGGAAAATATGCCATTGGACATTGTGCCACTTTTTGAGACGATTGATGATTTGGCCGAAGCACCGGGCATCATGACTAGTTTGTATAATATGCCTGAGTACAAAGCTCATTTGGCATTCAGAGGAAATAAACAGACAATCATGCTTGGGTTCTCTGACGGGACGAAAGATGGTGGGTACTTACAGGCTAACTGGTCTATTCTGAGGGCAAAAGAGGAAATGACGAGAGTCTCCAGAGAGAATGGAATTGAGGTCGTGTTCTTTGATGGTAGAGGTGGACCTCCTGCACGTGGTGGAGGGAATATGCACAATTTCTATGCTTCACTTGGGGAAAAAGTAGAGAACTCTGAGATCCAGGTTACGATCCAAGGACAGACGATTTCTGCTAACTATGGTAAGCAGGCTTCTTGTACCTACAACTTCGAGCAACTTCTGAGCGCAGGGCTGGAAAATCACTTGTACGGAGGTGCAGATAAGAATCTGAATACTGAGCAGAGAGCTTTGATCGATGAGCTAGCTGGTGAAGCTTACGAATCCTATAAAAAATTCAAAAGCCATCCAAAGTTTGTCCCTTATCTGGAGCATGTGACACCACTTAAGTATTTTGGCAAAACCAATATTGGCTCCAGACCTCTGAAAAGAGGGAAAGGGGAAGGGTTGAAATTTGAAGATCTAAGGGCAATTCCATTTGTAGGCTCATGGGCTCAGATGAAACAAAATATCCCAGGTTTCTATGGGGTAGGAGCTGCTATAGAGGTATTGGAAAAGAAGGGTAAACTGGAGGATTTAAAAGAATTATATAATAATAGCCTATTCTTCCGCGCACTCTTGGGTAATTCAATGCAGTCCCTGACCAAGTGTTTTTATCCTGCGACGGCTTATTTAAAAGACGATAAAAATTACGGAGGGCTCTGGGAAATCATGTATGATGAATACCTTAGATCTATTGAAAAATTGAAGGATGTTTCTTCCATGGATGAATTGATGGGAGACAATAAGGTGATCAAGCGATCTATCGAAATCCGTGAGCGAATAGTATTGCCGCTGATTACGGTACAGCAATATGCTATTCAGCAAATACTTGAAACAGGTAAGTCTTCAGAAGTACTTGAGAAATTAATCTTGAGAAGTATGTTCGGGATAATCAATGCGGCGAGAAACGCGGCATAG